The proteins below are encoded in one region of Micromonospora pisi:
- a CDS encoding NADPH-dependent F420 reductase, with protein sequence MHIGIIGAGNVGGTLAKRLAESGHEIAIANSRGPQTLQDLVGELGHRSHAVSASEAARFGDLVIVSVPFGRYDELPTKELKGKPVMDTGNYYPERDGHYPELDEDKTTSSEMVQQHLKGAHVVKAFNTLHAENMRDHARQSSAQERYGIPMSGDDPQAKRAIADLVEELGFQPVDAGDLATGGRKQQPGSITYEADFTADELVEALRQGS encoded by the coding sequence ATGCACATCGGGATCATTGGCGCGGGAAATGTCGGAGGAACGCTCGCCAAGCGACTGGCGGAGTCGGGCCACGAGATCGCGATCGCGAACTCCAGGGGACCGCAGACACTCCAGGACCTGGTGGGCGAACTGGGACACCGGTCGCATGCCGTCAGCGCGTCGGAGGCAGCCCGCTTCGGCGACCTGGTGATCGTTTCGGTGCCGTTCGGACGGTACGACGAACTCCCCACCAAGGAGCTGAAGGGCAAGCCGGTCATGGACACCGGAAACTACTACCCGGAGCGGGATGGTCACTATCCCGAACTGGACGAGGACAAGACCACCTCCAGTGAGATGGTGCAGCAGCACCTCAAGGGCGCGCACGTGGTCAAGGCGTTCAACACGCTCCACGCCGAAAACATGCGCGACCACGCCCGCCAGTCCTCCGCCCAGGAGCGGTACGGCATCCCCATGTCAGGGGACGATCCGCAGGCCAAGCGGGCGATCGCCGACCTGGTCGAGGAACTCGGCTTCCAGCCGGTGGATGCCGGTGACCTGGCGACCGGTGGGCGCAAGCAGCAGCCGGGCAGCATCACGTACGAGGCGGACTTCACCGCCGACGAACTGGTCGAGGCGCTGCGGCAAGGCTCCTGA
- a CDS encoding dienelactone hydrolase family protein: MPTDGAVGVVLFAHGSGSSRRSPRNTAVARVLHQHALATVLVDLLTPEEERVDEQTAELRFDIGLLAGRLVGGIDWLRRDPDTAALPVGLFGASTGAAAALVAAAERPEHVPAVVSRGGRADLAGPALSRVRAATLLLVGGQDEEVIQLNQQARDALGGPVELRIIPDATHLFPEPGALEQVADQAATWFAERLPSFGAAP, encoded by the coding sequence ATGCCCACCGACGGAGCGGTCGGCGTGGTGCTGTTCGCGCACGGCAGCGGCAGTTCGCGGCGCAGCCCACGCAACACCGCGGTCGCCCGGGTGCTCCACCAGCACGCGCTGGCGACCGTACTGGTGGATCTGCTCACCCCGGAGGAGGAACGGGTCGACGAACAGACCGCCGAACTCCGGTTCGACATCGGACTGCTCGCCGGCCGGCTGGTCGGCGGGATCGACTGGTTACGGAGGGACCCGGACACCGCCGCCCTGCCGGTCGGGCTCTTCGGCGCGAGTACGGGTGCGGCGGCCGCACTGGTGGCCGCGGCGGAACGGCCGGAACACGTACCGGCCGTGGTCTCCCGTGGTGGTCGCGCCGACCTCGCCGGTCCGGCCCTTTCCCGTGTACGGGCGGCGACGTTGCTGCTGGTCGGCGGTCAGGACGAGGAGGTGATCCAGCTCAATCAGCAGGCCCGCGACGCGCTCGGCGGGCCGGTGGAACTACGGATCATCCCGGACGCGACCCATCTCTTCCCCGAGCCCGGTGCACTGGAGCAGGTTGCCGACCAGGCGGCCACGTGGTTCGCCGAGCGGCTACCGAGCTTCGGCGCGGCGCCGTAG
- a CDS encoding HNH endonuclease — MKAYVGVTDGDWHRFLAARQVLNEVNFWRPAGEREFRVLTPGEPFFFKTHHPQNQIVGGGFYSGFAKLRISEAWDLFEEGNGVASLEQMRRIVSRYRREPIGVDEDPVIGCVFVRDTAFFPTGTFVDPPADFKPNIVQGKSYDIGDSSTAKYFDVLIGRLLGATVEVDTSSPWHRPGPVYGDPRLTPRRLGQQSFKAVVLGAYGRRCAISGEKILPVLQAAHIRPLPAGGEHRIDNGLLLRSDVHTLFDRGYLGLDPDHRLLVSPELRREFGNGEEYYARAGQRVHVPERPNDRPNRDFLEWHLDTIFKKH; from the coding sequence GTGAAGGCATACGTGGGAGTGACCGATGGCGACTGGCACCGCTTTCTCGCTGCCCGTCAGGTGCTCAACGAAGTCAACTTCTGGCGCCCGGCCGGGGAGCGGGAGTTCCGGGTCCTCACACCAGGTGAGCCCTTCTTCTTCAAGACGCATCACCCGCAGAATCAAATAGTAGGCGGGGGTTTCTACAGTGGATTCGCCAAGTTGCGGATCTCAGAGGCGTGGGACCTGTTCGAGGAAGGGAACGGTGTCGCAAGCCTGGAGCAGATGCGACGCATAGTCAGCCGGTACCGTCGAGAGCCAATCGGCGTGGACGAGGATCCAGTGATCGGGTGTGTGTTCGTGAGGGACACGGCGTTCTTTCCCACGGGTACGTTCGTGGACCCGCCAGCCGACTTCAAGCCCAACATTGTTCAAGGCAAGAGCTACGACATTGGCGACAGCTCCACGGCAAAGTACTTCGACGTGCTCATTGGGCGTTTGCTTGGCGCGACGGTCGAGGTCGACACCAGCTCCCCCTGGCACCGACCGGGCCCCGTCTACGGGGATCCCCGTCTGACCCCTCGTCGGCTCGGCCAGCAGTCATTCAAAGCGGTCGTACTCGGAGCCTACGGTAGACGCTGCGCGATCAGCGGCGAGAAGATCCTGCCCGTTCTGCAAGCCGCGCATATTCGGCCATTGCCAGCCGGAGGAGAACATCGAATCGACAACGGCCTTCTCCTCCGATCCGACGTTCACACCCTGTTCGATCGAGGGTATCTGGGGCTGGACCCCGATCACCGCCTCCTTGTCAGCCCTGAGCTTCGCCGCGAATTCGGCAACGGCGAAGAGTACTACGCTCGCGCGGGGCAACGCGTGCACGTCCCGGAACGACCCAACGACCGACCAAATCGAGATTTCCTTGAGTGGCATCTCGATACGATTTTCAAGAAGCACTGA
- a CDS encoding nucleotide pyrophosphohydrolase gives MSADPSSGNAARTNTVPELTERLRVFVAERDWEQFHTAKNLAMALAGEVGELLAELQWLTPEQAARVMADPAAGARVRAEIGDVMTYLTRLADVLDIDLVEAAHDKLDDSARRYTVERSRGSVAKVPPHQPSGL, from the coding sequence ATGAGTGCCGATCCGAGCAGCGGGAACGCCGCCCGCACCAACACCGTGCCCGAGCTGACCGAGCGCCTGCGGGTGTTCGTGGCCGAGCGGGACTGGGAGCAGTTCCACACCGCGAAGAACCTCGCCATGGCCCTCGCCGGGGAGGTGGGCGAACTGCTCGCCGAGTTGCAGTGGCTCACCCCGGAACAGGCCGCCCGGGTAATGGCGGACCCGGCCGCCGGAGCCCGGGTACGGGCCGAGATCGGCGACGTGATGACGTACCTGACCCGGCTGGCCGACGTACTCGACATCGACCTGGTCGAGGCGGCGCACGACAAGCTCGACGACTCGGCCCGCCGGTACACGGTCGAACGGTCCCGAGGCTCGGTCGCGAAGGTCCCGCCCCATCAACCGTCCGGGTTGTAG
- a CDS encoding glycosyltransferase gives MRTFRPLYIARDPVTRAPVGTNALSISEFGRAAATSYLLTRRSSRLVKVLAERGVSVLHAHFGVEGVHIAPTAKALGVPLVTTLHGFDVTIAKKELLASKKASWVNYVTWRTSLFETGAVFVCVSEYIRRRAIEWGYPAERCVVLPIGVDTDVIKPAPIVETPRIVHVARLVEVKGTTDLLRAFATVRRALPAAELVIVGDGPLREQLGALATQLGVAEAVRFLGAQPHAEVLAQVRAARVLCLPSATASNGAQEGLGMVLLEAAASGRPVVGTDHGGIPEAVVDGVNGYLVPERDPAALAERLLALLVDPELSERLGAAGRTMVERRYDLRTQTGKLESLYQDMS, from the coding sequence ATGCGTACCTTCCGCCCCCTGTATATCGCGCGGGACCCGGTGACCAGGGCCCCAGTTGGCACCAACGCCCTTAGCATCTCCGAGTTCGGCAGGGCGGCTGCCACCTCGTACCTGTTGACCCGTCGATCGAGCCGGCTGGTGAAGGTTCTCGCCGAGCGTGGTGTGTCAGTCCTGCACGCCCACTTCGGTGTCGAGGGCGTGCACATCGCCCCGACCGCGAAGGCGCTCGGCGTGCCGCTGGTGACGACGCTGCACGGCTTCGACGTGACCATCGCCAAGAAGGAACTGCTCGCGTCGAAGAAAGCATCCTGGGTCAACTACGTCACGTGGCGGACATCGCTCTTCGAGACCGGTGCGGTCTTCGTGTGCGTCTCCGAGTACATCCGGCGCCGTGCGATCGAATGGGGTTATCCGGCTGAACGCTGCGTGGTGCTGCCGATCGGGGTGGACACCGACGTCATCAAACCGGCGCCGATCGTCGAAACGCCCCGGATCGTGCACGTCGCCCGCTTGGTGGAGGTGAAGGGCACAACGGATCTGCTGCGGGCGTTCGCCACCGTACGCCGGGCACTGCCGGCGGCCGAGCTGGTCATCGTTGGCGACGGTCCACTGCGGGAACAGCTTGGCGCGCTCGCGACACAGCTGGGAGTCGCCGAGGCGGTGCGGTTCCTCGGCGCGCAGCCCCACGCTGAGGTGCTGGCGCAGGTCCGCGCCGCGCGGGTGCTGTGCCTGCCGAGCGCGACGGCGTCCAACGGCGCTCAGGAGGGCCTGGGCATGGTGCTGCTGGAGGCGGCGGCATCGGGGAGGCCGGTGGTCGGAACCGATCACGGTGGCATCCCCGAGGCGGTCGTCGACGGTGTCAACGGATACCTCGTGCCGGAGCGGGATCCGGCGGCGCTCGCCGAGCGGCTGCTCGCGTTGCTCGTCGACCCGGAGCTGAGTGAGCGACTCGGCGCGGCGGGACGAACGATGGTGGAGCGCCGATACGACCTGCGTACGCAGACCGGAAAACTCGAGTCGCTGTACCAGGACATGTCATGA
- a CDS encoding lipid II flippase MurJ — protein sequence MFGVGRAVGANRVALTATMVPINFFTADALTAGFLPLYVRYRQDDPPMALALYRAVWTLLTVLSLGLVIALQLARGFWTDLLGPGLDDSTASLAASMLSVAALGVPFYVLYSLYTLVALAQDDVRLINLRASVQSIGLISATVAAYFTGDLVMLAWGFTAPYAALWCWGAYWIRRKQYLNDMGGERRRRTSDRAHQKIALSMFWRRLRPLLLIPVLLQGSISVERAVGSLLGIEVVAATEYSRFVVDSLMALIAAPLGLAGLAAFSRMRSDEIYDGLKRMIAPILLVTVPLSIALCVNSRGIITVLYARGEFDEHAVDVSSIMLLGFSLGIWAHVLGHTLVKVLNARGDNKRAAIANGLSFGIAATVNLVMWRYWGPFTLGLASAIGGVVMFVGAALSLRIMRHCLGLMAVAAPGALGAAAAGWLLADDGLLRLAASCSVIGLVWLAYVMLVPNLRSAFISGVWSKVASRGRKPPPVVDAPVVDAPLVRSEVARHRGTWRS from the coding sequence TTGTTCGGCGTCGGGCGGGCGGTGGGCGCCAACCGGGTGGCCCTGACCGCCACAATGGTCCCGATCAACTTCTTCACAGCCGATGCGCTGACGGCCGGTTTCCTGCCGCTCTACGTGCGGTATCGGCAGGACGACCCGCCGATGGCGCTGGCGCTCTACCGTGCGGTCTGGACGCTGCTCACCGTGCTGTCGCTGGGACTGGTGATCGCCCTGCAGCTGGCCCGAGGCTTCTGGACCGACCTGCTCGGCCCAGGCCTCGACGACTCCACCGCCTCGCTGGCCGCGTCGATGCTGTCCGTTGCCGCGCTCGGCGTGCCGTTCTACGTCCTCTACAGCCTTTACACGCTGGTCGCACTGGCGCAGGACGACGTGCGCCTGATCAACCTTCGGGCGTCGGTGCAGAGCATCGGGCTCATCTCGGCGACGGTGGCGGCCTACTTCACCGGCGACCTGGTAATGCTCGCCTGGGGCTTCACGGCGCCGTACGCCGCGTTGTGGTGCTGGGGCGCGTACTGGATCCGGCGGAAGCAGTATCTCAACGACATGGGTGGCGAACGGCGGCGCCGGACGTCTGACCGGGCCCACCAGAAGATCGCGCTTTCGATGTTCTGGCGCCGGCTGCGCCCACTGCTGCTTATCCCGGTGCTGCTGCAGGGCTCCATCAGCGTCGAGCGGGCCGTCGGCTCGCTGCTCGGTATCGAGGTTGTCGCCGCGACCGAGTATTCGCGATTCGTCGTCGACTCATTGATGGCGCTGATCGCCGCGCCGCTCGGCCTCGCCGGGCTCGCCGCGTTCTCCCGGATGCGGTCGGACGAGATCTACGACGGTCTCAAGCGCATGATCGCGCCGATTCTGCTGGTCACCGTGCCGCTGTCGATCGCGCTCTGTGTCAACAGCCGGGGCATTATCACGGTGTTGTACGCCCGAGGCGAGTTCGATGAGCACGCCGTCGACGTGTCGTCGATCATGCTGCTTGGCTTCTCGCTGGGCATCTGGGCGCACGTGCTCGGTCACACGTTGGTCAAGGTTCTCAATGCGCGCGGAGACAACAAGCGGGCGGCAATCGCCAACGGTTTGTCGTTCGGCATCGCCGCGACGGTGAACCTCGTTATGTGGCGATACTGGGGACCGTTCACGCTCGGCCTCGCTTCAGCCATCGGCGGCGTGGTGATGTTCGTGGGCGCGGCGCTGTCGCTGCGGATCATGCGGCACTGCCTGGGCCTGATGGCGGTAGCCGCGCCCGGGGCCCTCGGCGCGGCCGCCGCCGGATGGCTGTTGGCCGACGACGGGCTGCTACGACTCGCCGCGTCGTGCTCGGTCATCGGCCTGGTGTGGTTGGCGTACGTGATGCTTGTGCCAAACCTCCGTAGTGCCTTCATATCCGGCGTTTGGTCCAAGGTCGCCTCGCGTGGCCGTAAACCGCCGCCGGTCGTGGACGCGCCGGTCGTGGACGCGCCGCTGGTCCGGTCCGAGGTCGCCCGGCACCGCGGGACGTGGCGTAGCTAG
- a CDS encoding O-antigen ligase family protein codes for MLFALAVPQFYFLPQGTMDIALSSIVAILLVPTAVVWAWRNLGVQRLLRTWLMYGLLGLLAARILALLWSPDAGYGRLPMVLLAQFIMTLVLMYGAASEKPDFLRQIQFFYWPLVMLQTFLVALFRVFPGVEDAYLRSIAGLFAGQNTVSGLFDVNRNNVLDPTKSGGVFINANVAGLFLGVSAMAAFAVWSRTRQRLVLVAGVVALTGVWFTGSKSGRMFAVVLPLAALAAYFWRRLKPALRRYLLIGAGVATVGAIVLLSTGGGFATAVRGAFGQRTDIWGYGAEAFVESPLLGLGWGGWQEGFAVYAAAHGIYSPNFPPHNILLAAWASTGLVGLVLTILVFGAMLGLVVKAFKRSSDHNSLFVAWTGAAFVWVIVQAMGENTDVFGEIHLIPVLALLLCYLIDVPRQETTDRVTDADFWNRETSIIPAIRDVYPEPGHGNAYLPPPVYRAGPGDQGPSWHQRP; via the coding sequence GTGCTCTTCGCCCTCGCGGTGCCACAGTTCTATTTTCTGCCCCAAGGCACGATGGACATCGCGCTGTCGTCGATCGTCGCCATCCTCCTGGTGCCCACCGCGGTGGTCTGGGCCTGGCGCAACCTGGGCGTTCAGCGGTTGCTGCGCACCTGGCTGATGTACGGTCTGCTCGGACTCCTGGCAGCCCGGATCCTCGCGCTGCTCTGGTCGCCCGATGCCGGCTACGGCCGACTGCCGATGGTTCTGCTCGCGCAGTTCATCATGACGCTGGTGCTGATGTACGGCGCCGCGAGCGAGAAGCCGGATTTCCTGCGCCAGATCCAGTTCTTCTACTGGCCCTTGGTCATGCTGCAGACATTTCTGGTGGCACTGTTTCGTGTCTTCCCGGGAGTAGAGGACGCGTACCTGCGTTCGATCGCCGGACTTTTCGCGGGCCAGAACACCGTCAGTGGGCTCTTCGACGTCAATCGAAACAACGTGCTGGACCCTACTAAGTCGGGTGGGGTGTTCATCAACGCCAACGTCGCGGGCCTGTTCCTCGGCGTCAGTGCGATGGCAGCCTTCGCCGTGTGGTCACGGACACGGCAGCGGCTGGTGCTGGTGGCGGGCGTCGTCGCACTGACCGGCGTCTGGTTCACCGGCTCCAAGTCCGGGCGGATGTTCGCGGTAGTGCTGCCGCTCGCCGCGTTGGCCGCGTACTTCTGGCGGAGGCTGAAGCCGGCCCTGCGCCGGTATCTGCTGATCGGCGCTGGCGTGGCGACGGTCGGGGCCATCGTACTGCTCAGCACCGGTGGCGGGTTCGCCACCGCTGTCCGGGGTGCCTTCGGGCAGCGGACCGACATCTGGGGTTACGGCGCCGAGGCGTTCGTCGAGAGTCCTCTGCTCGGTCTCGGCTGGGGTGGCTGGCAAGAGGGGTTCGCCGTGTACGCCGCCGCGCACGGCATCTACAGCCCCAACTTTCCGCCGCACAACATCCTGCTCGCCGCGTGGGCCTCGACCGGCCTGGTCGGACTCGTGCTGACGATTCTGGTCTTCGGGGCGATGCTGGGGCTGGTCGTCAAGGCGTTCAAGCGGTCCTCGGACCACAACTCGCTCTTTGTGGCTTGGACGGGGGCGGCGTTCGTCTGGGTGATCGTCCAGGCAATGGGCGAGAACACCGACGTATTCGGGGAGATCCACCTCATCCCCGTGCTTGCGTTGCTCCTCTGCTACTTGATCGATGTTCCGCGACAGGAGACGACAGATCGTGTCACAGATGCCGATTTCTGGAATCGTGAGACATCAATTATTCCAGCCATCCGAGACGTTTATCCCGAGCCAGGCCACGGCAATGCGTACCTTCCGCCCCCTGTATATCGCGCGGGACCCGGTGACCAGGGCCCCAGTTGGCACCAACGCCCTTAG
- a CDS encoding AI-2E family transporter: MSDGTAAPDPQPSIVPDGERQEPRTSARNRMHDGQERIHSTWESLPWFLRWAVVWSACLLVVAAGIYLLATVAARLAPLTIALAATLFLAAMLDPLAVRLRRLRLPPALAALLSLFLLLAVIGGAAYLVWTLTADQFSSLSKQLDEGLDRTRDFITGSLPVTPEQLDKWTKQATDGLRRSTPDPVAGARTAAEVAGGVLLIFVLLFFLLKDGRPMWGWVLGRVSDRSRPAFVQAGRNGWHTLSAYTRGTVAIAAIDAIGIGLGLVLLGVPLALPLAVITFLGGFIPIIGATVAGSVAVLVALAAKGPATALFTLLVVIAVQQLEGNLLEPLIMKRQVRLHPVVILVAVTAGTLFGGIPGAFVAVPVTAVVYRVVDTVSTLRQGRDAPS; the protein is encoded by the coding sequence ATGTCTGACGGCACGGCGGCACCCGACCCCCAGCCTTCGATCGTTCCGGACGGGGAACGGCAGGAGCCGCGTACGAGCGCCCGGAACCGGATGCACGACGGTCAGGAGCGGATCCACAGCACCTGGGAGAGCCTGCCCTGGTTCCTTCGCTGGGCGGTGGTGTGGAGCGCCTGCCTGCTGGTGGTCGCCGCCGGGATCTACCTGCTCGCCACCGTCGCCGCCCGGCTCGCGCCGTTGACCATCGCGCTCGCCGCCACCCTTTTCCTCGCCGCCATGCTCGACCCGCTGGCCGTACGGCTGCGCCGGCTCCGGCTGCCCCCGGCGCTGGCCGCGCTGCTGAGTCTCTTCCTGTTGCTGGCGGTCATCGGCGGCGCCGCGTACCTGGTCTGGACCCTGACCGCGGACCAGTTCTCCAGTCTCAGCAAGCAACTGGACGAGGGACTCGACCGGACCCGGGACTTCATCACCGGTTCACTGCCGGTCACTCCGGAACAGTTGGACAAGTGGACCAAGCAGGCCACCGACGGGCTACGCAGGTCAACCCCCGATCCGGTGGCCGGGGCGCGTACGGCGGCCGAGGTCGCCGGTGGCGTACTGCTGATTTTCGTACTGTTGTTCTTCCTGCTCAAGGATGGTCGCCCGATGTGGGGCTGGGTGCTCGGGCGGGTCTCCGACCGGTCCCGGCCGGCATTCGTGCAGGCTGGCCGGAACGGCTGGCACACGCTGAGCGCGTACACCCGGGGCACGGTGGCGATCGCGGCGATCGACGCCATCGGTATCGGGCTCGGGCTGGTCCTGCTCGGGGTGCCGCTGGCCCTGCCGCTCGCCGTGATCACCTTTCTCGGTGGCTTCATTCCGATCATCGGCGCCACCGTCGCCGGCAGCGTCGCCGTGCTGGTCGCCCTCGCCGCCAAGGGCCCAGCCACCGCCCTGTTCACCCTGCTCGTGGTGATCGCGGTGCAGCAACTGGAAGGCAACCTGCTCGAGCCATTGATCATGAAACGGCAGGTACGGCTGCATCCGGTGGTCATCCTGGTGGCGGTCACCGCGGGCACCCTTTTCGGCGGGATCCCCGGCGCCTTCGTGGCGGTGCCGGTGACCGCCGTGGTCTACCGGGTCGTCGACACCGTCTCCACGCTCCGGCAGGGCCGCGACGCGCCGAGCTGA
- a CDS encoding IS630 family transposase: MAEPVRVRRLSDQEGQKLQRLVRRGTGSTVRLRRALVVLASAGGNSVPVIARLVQADEDSVRQVIHRFNQMGMPSLDPQWAGGRPRRINETDEQFIVATANTRPTALRQPFTRWSIRKLADYLADNPERRVQIGRERLRQLLRKHEITFQRTKTWKESNDPHREAKLARIEHIMENFPQRCFAFDEFGPLTIRPQAGSDWHPKNHPHRLPANYHKLHGVRQFHGCYSIGDDTMWGAVRERKSAANTLSALRSIRAARPDGAPIYVILDNLSAHKGHKIRAWATRNKVELCFTPTYASWANPIEAHFGPLRTFVIAGSDHQNHIALRHHLHQYLSWRNANARHPDVLAAQRRERARVRSERQHRWGHPTTKAA; encoded by the coding sequence GTGGCAGAACCTGTTCGAGTACGCCGATTAAGTGATCAAGAAGGCCAGAAGCTGCAACGCCTGGTCCGTCGCGGGACCGGGTCAACGGTCCGGCTACGCAGGGCGCTGGTCGTACTGGCCTCGGCCGGCGGCAACAGCGTGCCGGTGATCGCCCGCCTGGTCCAGGCCGACGAGGACTCCGTCCGGCAGGTCATCCACCGGTTCAACCAGATGGGCATGCCCAGCCTGGACCCTCAGTGGGCGGGTGGCCGTCCCCGCCGGATCAATGAGACCGACGAGCAGTTCATCGTCGCGACGGCCAACACCCGCCCGACCGCGCTGCGGCAACCGTTCACCCGCTGGAGCATCCGGAAACTCGCCGACTACCTCGCCGACAACCCCGAGCGGAGGGTGCAGATCGGCCGTGAGCGGCTGCGGCAGCTCCTACGCAAACACGAGATCACCTTCCAACGGACGAAGACCTGGAAAGAGTCGAACGACCCGCACCGAGAGGCGAAACTCGCCCGCATCGAACACATCATGGAAAACTTCCCGCAGCGCTGCTTCGCATTCGACGAGTTCGGGCCGTTGACGATCCGCCCGCAGGCAGGCTCCGACTGGCATCCCAAGAACCACCCTCACCGGCTACCGGCGAACTATCACAAGCTGCACGGCGTCCGGCAGTTCCACGGCTGCTACTCCATCGGTGACGACACCATGTGGGGCGCCGTGCGCGAACGGAAGTCCGCGGCCAACACCCTGTCCGCGCTCAGGTCGATCCGCGCCGCCAGACCGGATGGCGCACCGATCTACGTCATCCTCGACAACCTGTCCGCGCACAAAGGCCACAAGATCCGAGCCTGGGCCACCCGCAACAAGGTCGAGTTGTGCTTCACCCCGACCTACGCATCCTGGGCCAACCCGATCGAAGCCCACTTCGGGCCGCTACGAACGTTCGTGATCGCCGGATCCGACCACCAAAACCACATCGCGCTGCGCCACCACCTGCACCAATACCTGAGCTGGCGCAACGCCAACGCCCGCCACCCCGACGTCCTCGCCGCCCAACGCCGCGAACGCGCACGCGTCCGCAGCGAACGCCAACACCGCTGGGGCCACCCGACCACGAAAGCCGCCTAA
- a CDS encoding glycosyl transferase family 1, which produces MIPLAGAEAGKLVGMGSMPDAAHSNPEPAANVLILGTAEWDSAIATNQHYVTRELAVTAAVTFVESLGLRRPTLRRADVARMAARARRAFATPADGPKTPGRPRPDRTNVVSPLVVPLHRAPTRPLNRALLRRSAAPWLQSSRPRVLWTFTPVTYGLETAADVVVYHCVDLLAKFPGIDGVAVGKGERSLAARPGLVAIATSQAVHEHLVSTGFPRVELLQNVADVSVFVEGSRPAAERRPAVIFSGNLTTAKLDMPLLESVATALRGRGELLLAGPLAAGGGSFTAELQRLEALGARYLGLLTPEELAAAAGTCAVGLIPYAINDYTTGVSPLKCFEYLSSGLSVLSTPLPSVQTLARNNPHVVAAGAADIVGHLDRMLAPVADDVIADRMDSAGRHGWAERGQVLRDLLAAELARPPIR; this is translated from the coding sequence ATGATCCCGCTCGCCGGCGCGGAGGCCGGCAAATTAGTCGGGATGGGATCAATGCCGGACGCGGCACACAGCAATCCGGAGCCTGCGGCGAACGTGCTGATCCTCGGCACCGCCGAGTGGGATTCGGCGATCGCCACCAACCAGCACTACGTCACCCGCGAGCTCGCTGTGACGGCGGCGGTGACGTTCGTGGAATCCCTCGGCCTGCGGCGGCCGACCCTGCGGCGAGCCGATGTAGCCCGGATGGCGGCGCGAGCGCGCCGCGCGTTTGCGACTCCCGCGGACGGACCGAAAACACCCGGACGGCCCAGACCGGACCGCACCAACGTCGTCTCCCCGCTCGTCGTGCCCCTGCACCGTGCACCCACCCGCCCGCTGAACCGCGCGTTGCTCCGCCGCTCCGCCGCTCCGTGGCTGCAATCTAGCCGCCCGCGCGTCCTGTGGACCTTCACGCCGGTGACCTACGGTCTGGAAACCGCTGCTGACGTCGTGGTCTACCACTGCGTCGACCTGCTCGCGAAGTTCCCGGGCATCGACGGCGTGGCCGTTGGCAAGGGCGAGCGGAGCCTCGCGGCCCGCCCCGGACTTGTCGCCATCGCTACCAGCCAGGCGGTGCACGAGCACCTCGTCAGCACCGGCTTCCCCCGCGTCGAGCTGCTGCAGAACGTCGCGGACGTCTCCGTGTTCGTCGAGGGCAGTCGTCCGGCCGCGGAACGTAGGCCCGCCGTGATCTTCTCCGGCAACCTCACCACCGCGAAGCTGGACATGCCGCTGCTCGAGTCCGTCGCCACGGCGCTGCGGGGACGCGGCGAACTGCTGCTGGCCGGTCCGTTGGCCGCAGGTGGCGGAAGCTTCACCGCCGAACTGCAGCGGCTGGAGGCACTGGGCGCCCGCTACCTGGGCCTACTCACCCCCGAGGAGCTCGCCGCGGCGGCTGGCACCTGCGCGGTCGGGCTCATCCCGTACGCAATCAACGACTACACGACTGGCGTCAGCCCGCTCAAGTGCTTCGAGTACCTGTCGTCCGGCCTGTCGGTGCTGAGCACACCGCTGCCCTCGGTCCAGACGCTCGCACGGAACAACCCGCACGTTGTCGCGGCCGGCGCCGCCGACATCGTCGGTCACCTGGACCGGATGCTGGCGCCCGTCGCGGACGACGTGATCGCCGATCGGATGGACAGTGCCGGTCGGCACGGCTGGGCGGAGCGGGGACAGGTGCTTCGCGACCTGCTGGCCGCCGAGCTCGCACGGCCCCCGATCCGATGA
- a CDS encoding DUF4190 domain-containing protein, which translates to MSASNPAMAGRGDYAQSRGERGSAKTSAAATFALVFGVAALISSLTVILSVVGLILGIIGVIVGIAGMKMARRPGVTGRSISIAGLVLSALAVLVAIAFAAGVTTFLNDRAAVDRLQQEVEDLRNELPT; encoded by the coding sequence ATGTCTGCTTCCAATCCGGCGATGGCTGGTCGCGGTGACTACGCGCAAAGCCGTGGTGAACGCGGTTCGGCGAAGACGAGCGCGGCCGCAACCTTTGCGCTCGTGTTCGGTGTGGCTGCCCTGATCAGTTCGTTGACAGTGATTCTGTCGGTCGTCGGACTGATCCTCGGCATCATCGGCGTGATCGTCGGCATAGCCGGGATGAAGATGGCTCGCCGGCCGGGCGTAACCGGTCGAAGCATTTCCATTGCCGGTTTGGTGCTGAGTGCGCTGGCAGTCCTGGTCGCGATCGCCTTCGCCGCCGGGGTCACCACGTTCTTGAACGACAGAGCTGCGGTGGATCGCCTCCAGCAGGAGGTTGAGGATCTGCGCAACGAACTGCCCACCTAA